Proteins encoded within one genomic window of Syntrophorhabdales bacterium:
- a CDS encoding SDR family NAD(P)-dependent oxidoreductase, with amino-acid sequence MGVLDGKICVITGGAGSLGLASASLFLSEGAKVMLVDSNEESLARAVDSIKAHNDTVDSTKADVSSFQETQNYINRTVARWGKIDVLFSNAGHSGTTSPITNYPEDIFDTVMAVNVRGSFLACKYGLPQMKDGGSIIITSSIMGVTSSPNSCAYVTSKHALVGLMRTVAKEVAVRRIRVNVLAPGPIDNAFQTEIERRISAVTGQDGTAMINARIPLGRHARPEEIARLALFLASDQSSFSTGSIFLADGGMNA; translated from the coding sequence ATGGGAGTGCTGGATGGTAAAATCTGTGTGATCACCGGAGGCGCAGGCAGCCTCGGACTTGCGAGCGCATCCCTCTTTCTGAGCGAGGGTGCCAAAGTCATGCTGGTCGACAGCAACGAGGAGTCGCTCGCTCGCGCCGTCGATTCCATCAAAGCGCACAACGATACCGTAGACAGCACAAAGGCCGATGTGTCCAGCTTCCAGGAGACACAGAATTACATCAATCGCACAGTCGCCAGATGGGGCAAGATCGATGTTCTGTTCAGCAACGCGGGACACAGCGGTACCACCAGCCCGATTACAAACTATCCGGAAGATATCTTTGATACGGTTATGGCGGTCAACGTTCGCGGCTCGTTCCTTGCCTGCAAGTACGGTCTGCCCCAGATGAAGGACGGCGGCAGCATTATCATTACCTCGAGCATCATGGGTGTCACATCAAGCCCGAACTCCTGCGCATATGTAACATCCAAGCACGCGCTCGTGGGGCTCATGCGCACAGTCGCAAAGGAAGTTGCGGTACGGCGGATCAGGGTTAATGTCCTCGCGCCGGGTCCGATCGATAATGCCTTCCAGACTGAGATTGAAAGACGGATCAGTGCCGTTACCGGGCAGGACGGCACCGCGATGATCAATGCGCGCATCCCCCTCGGGCGACACGCAAGACCCGAGGAAATCGCGCGCCTTGCGCTTTTTCTCGCTTCAGATCAGAGCAGTTTTTCAACGGGGAGTATTTTTCTGGCCGACGGAGGCATGAACGCTTAA
- a CDS encoding tripartite tricarboxylate transporter substrate binding protein: MRERGLFLTCVAVLLFTGVFWTGLVSAAPYPEKPLEIICPYAPGSTTDILLRVITDVGSKYFGQPMVVVNKPGAGGALAAADVISSKPDGYKVFWGAHVFFATTTKTQKVPFDPDDLAPLANFVELKMGMVVKGDSSFKNFDDLLNYARKAQGQFKWAHVGRGIGLHMSGMVIFRKAGIATIDVPYKGTAEALVALLGGHVDAASLAYGAMSEQVAAGKARYLMFYTDKRFKDHPDVPTAVELGFPNAVLPAFFGLYVRRDTPEPIRKVLAETCKKITEDPETRKGIERVGEAPRFGGPEFVREEIRKQEAVGIPILKELGLYVGK, from the coding sequence ATGAGAGAAAGGGGTCTCTTCCTCACGTGTGTAGCGGTCCTTCTTTTTACCGGAGTTTTTTGGACTGGACTGGTCTCGGCAGCTCCTTATCCTGAGAAGCCTCTGGAGATCATCTGCCCCTACGCGCCGGGCAGCACTACAGACATTCTCCTCAGGGTTATCACGGACGTCGGGTCAAAATATTTTGGCCAGCCCATGGTGGTGGTCAATAAACCCGGTGCCGGCGGTGCACTCGCCGCGGCTGATGTGATCAGTTCGAAGCCTGACGGATATAAAGTCTTTTGGGGTGCACATGTCTTTTTTGCAACCACGACCAAGACTCAGAAAGTCCCGTTCGATCCGGATGACCTTGCACCACTTGCAAACTTCGTGGAGCTGAAGATGGGCATGGTAGTGAAGGGAGACTCTTCTTTTAAGAACTTCGATGACCTCCTGAATTACGCGAGGAAAGCCCAGGGCCAGTTCAAATGGGCGCACGTTGGGCGCGGGATAGGACTTCACATGAGTGGGATGGTTATATTTCGCAAGGCGGGAATCGCGACCATCGATGTGCCGTACAAAGGAACGGCTGAGGCGCTCGTGGCGCTGCTGGGCGGACACGTTGATGCGGCGAGCCTGGCCTATGGGGCGATGTCAGAGCAAGTCGCGGCTGGGAAAGCGAGGTACCTGATGTTCTATACCGACAAACGATTCAAAGATCACCCCGACGTGCCGACTGCGGTGGAACTCGGCTTTCCGAATGCGGTTCTGCCGGCCTTCTTCGGGCTCTACGTGCGCAGAGATACCCCGGAGCCAATCAGGAAGGTGCTTGCGGAGACGTGCAAGAAAATAACTGAGGACCCGGAGACAAGGAAGGGCATCGAGAGGGTTGGTGAAGCCCCAAGGTTCGGCGGACCTGAATTTGTCAGGGAGGAAATAAGGAAACAGGAGGCTGTCGGTATTCCTATTCTGAAGGAGCTGGGTCTCTACGTGGGCAAGTAG
- a CDS encoding DUF6282 family protein → MNPILSEAYDLHVHSAPDVLPRKMDDVEMAQRIITSGMKGYAIKSHYFCTSERAQTIRKIFPSCNAIGTITLNSSVGGINPMAVEMAGRSGAKLVWFPTVDSQHELAHLASSPSQKLPYWAQIKEQMKAEGIVAPTICILKDGTLKDEVFSVLDIIARFNMILATSHVSKEEAFALVKAAKERKVERIIITHVDFPSTFYAVEEQKEMLKSGAFVEHCYTTPATGKVAWDVAIGQIRAIGADRVVLGTDLGQTTGVYPDEGLALYAEKLLQNGFSESEVRTMIVKNPTSLVE, encoded by the coding sequence GTGAACCCTATATTGAGCGAAGCGTACGATCTGCACGTGCATTCGGCTCCCGATGTACTCCCAAGGAAGATGGACGATGTTGAAATGGCCCAGAGGATCATCACATCCGGCATGAAAGGATACGCCATTAAGTCGCACTACTTTTGCACTTCAGAACGTGCGCAGACGATCCGAAAGATATTTCCCAGCTGCAATGCCATCGGCACCATCACGTTGAACAGCTCGGTCGGTGGCATCAATCCCATGGCTGTGGAGATGGCCGGCCGCTCGGGGGCCAAGCTGGTCTGGTTTCCGACCGTTGATTCGCAGCACGAGCTTGCCCATCTTGCCAGCAGCCCGTCCCAGAAACTTCCCTACTGGGCACAGATTAAGGAACAGATGAAGGCCGAGGGAATTGTTGCGCCTACCATCTGCATTCTCAAAGACGGCACATTGAAAGATGAGGTCTTCAGCGTCCTCGATATCATTGCCCGCTTCAACATGATCCTCGCCACCAGCCACGTTTCCAAGGAGGAAGCCTTCGCCCTTGTAAAGGCAGCAAAAGAACGCAAGGTGGAGCGGATCATCATCACCCATGTGGATTTTCCATCCACCTTTTATGCGGTCGAGGAGCAGAAGGAAATGCTCAAAAGCGGTGCATTCGTCGAGCACTGTTACACCACACCGGCAACCGGCAAAGTTGCATGGGACGTAGCCATCGGGCAGATAAGGGCTATCGGTGCTGATCGCGTGGTGCTTGGCACCGATCTGGGGCAGACTACCGGTGTTTATCCGGATGAAGGCCTGGCGCTGTATGCGGAAAAGTTGCTGCAAAACGGCTTCTCCGAGTCGGAGGTGAGGACGATGATCGTCAAGAACCCGACCTCGCTTGTCGAGTGA
- a CDS encoding 4-carboxy-4-hydroxy-2-oxoadipate aldolase/oxaloacetate decarboxylase, giving the protein MERYIVRTIPRCDEKTCSEFARLGTATVYEAQGQTGLLNDSMKPIQQGQAVCGPAVTVICPAGDNLMVHAAVECCQPGDILVVTTEGESNKHGMIGELLAKSLMKRGVKGLIMDAGVRDTAQLRELGFPVWTAAVVCTGTTKNKAGWVNAPAVCAGALVEPGDLIVADDDGVVVVKRPDIAHALEQSLAREKKEQGTTKKIEEGQLGIDFYGFREALAKLGVRYYDTLQDARRSASGEQEK; this is encoded by the coding sequence ATGGAGCGATATATCGTCAGAACCATTCCGCGCTGTGATGAAAAGACATGCAGCGAGTTTGCGCGGCTCGGGACAGCGACCGTCTACGAGGCACAGGGACAAACCGGGCTTCTCAACGACAGTATGAAGCCAATACAACAGGGACAAGCAGTCTGCGGCCCTGCTGTTACAGTGATCTGTCCTGCCGGTGACAACCTTATGGTTCACGCCGCCGTGGAGTGCTGCCAACCAGGCGATATCCTGGTTGTAACCACAGAAGGGGAATCGAACAAGCACGGGATGATTGGCGAGTTGCTCGCCAAAAGCTTAATGAAGCGAGGAGTCAAAGGACTCATCATGGACGCCGGTGTGCGGGACACAGCGCAACTCCGAGAGCTTGGTTTCCCTGTTTGGACCGCGGCCGTTGTCTGCACGGGCACTACCAAGAACAAGGCCGGCTGGGTTAACGCCCCGGCTGTCTGTGCCGGCGCGCTTGTCGAACCCGGTGATCTAATAGTCGCCGATGATGACGGCGTCGTGGTCGTCAAGCGACCGGATATCGCCCATGCTCTCGAGCAATCGCTGGCCCGGGAAAAGAAAGAGCAAGGTACGACAAAGAAGATCGAAGAGGGGCAGCTCGGCATTGATTTCTACGGTTTCCGCGAAGCGCTCGCTAAACTGGGCGTGCGTTATTACGACACGCTGCAAGATGCACGTCGCTCAGCGAGTGGCGAACAGGAGAAGTAA
- a CDS encoding GntR family transcriptional regulator gives MRDQTNQVYHSLRQRILDGLFRPSESLTEVTLAADLGVSRATIRKALLKLESENLVVIEENKRARVRWFSVEEVMQYLEVRELLEGFVIRQSVPNLSTADLKEMRAILSEMKKCLKAHDLLQYSQNNWRFHDVVYRVCPNRPAVDMVMAIKNQLKRYNIKTMLVQGRGEDSLDEHSKILSALERHDADTAEAQMRRHISNLRRVLRAHFELLL, from the coding sequence ATGCGGGACCAGACTAACCAGGTCTACCATTCGTTGCGACAGCGCATACTCGACGGACTTTTTCGTCCGTCTGAAAGCCTCACAGAGGTAACCCTCGCCGCAGACCTGGGTGTGAGCCGCGCTACAATCAGGAAAGCTCTCTTGAAGCTCGAGAGCGAGAACCTTGTGGTGATCGAAGAAAACAAGCGGGCAAGGGTTCGCTGGTTCTCCGTCGAAGAGGTGATGCAGTACCTGGAGGTAAGAGAATTACTGGAGGGCTTCGTAATCCGTCAGAGCGTGCCGAATCTCTCCACTGCAGACCTGAAGGAGATGCGCGCGATCCTCTCCGAGATGAAGAAATGTCTCAAGGCGCACGATCTTCTGCAGTACTCTCAGAACAACTGGCGATTTCATGATGTTGTCTATCGCGTCTGCCCTAACCGTCCGGCTGTCGACATGGTGATGGCCATCAAGAATCAGTTGAAGCGGTACAACATCAAGACCATGCTCGTGCAGGGGCGTGGAGAGGATTCCCTCGACGAACACAGCAAGATCCTCTCCGCCCTGGAGCGGCACGACGCGGATACAGCGGAGGCGCAGATGAGGCGTCATATCTCCAACCTGCGAAGAGTGCTGCGGGCGCACTTTGAGCTCTTGCTGTGA